In a single window of the Scophthalmus maximus strain ysfricsl-2021 chromosome 18, ASM2237912v1, whole genome shotgun sequence genome:
- the ankef1a gene encoding ankyrin repeat and EF-hand domain-containing protein 1a isoform X5, translating into MLAAELGNEAILVLLAENNADLRLQDAQGKGVLFYLIYPTKCHTRCLQLALECRAEVNNVSAQGTHVFQIMCERAHDCTHLCLIMLNAGTDPNATNQETGITALMEAAKAGSLQLVRAILKEGGDPNALDRKRFSAVHYAAIGGVFEVIKVLSAYSANMDAINMDDCTPLHYAAAIGNVNFCKFLAQRGCNPKYKNLEGFLPRQIAKDAGHKAAAKELRKSEKQHGKGKSADFGHMSVPWALALHDWSDEYQTELRKAFGSESETVTTEVFISVLEYLKAPADVDKLAKVILAHDREKLGCININEFIKGVKYIKKPYLLSAYLPKIKKEKGGKGKKKGKFVLPMPICTLTPDLMPRRQDGGPPHLMIETYNNCTDIRRFDRDHPPEHPIMNDTGWYIEKPEKVFANVNYLVKSGDLESLDLAFSQGVSVDVRDRFYKTPLMAASSGGNYEVAQYLLSRGADVNECDQFFWTPLHHAAHAGQVELVELLLEAGAAIDAPTLSGGTPLMRAIQSSQLPCVDFLIKAGANVNAENKKEQHCLDIAIAFADPRVLESVQIKMDSQPKPRGETSKGKGGKTQKPKSAKEKGFAAGGVVHAESSTATAGRTSQRDSKSVILLNTSITTGKTNKTDITFAPKSVWGKPPTTSQLMSKIERRKRLLLSPEVDFDDFVMPFGQNLHPEDDAAGAQGNHRLDRKISSTAPLSRDCPTRWRLRE; encoded by the exons ATGTTGGCCGCCGAGCTGGGCAATGAAGCCATCTTGGTGCTGTTGGCGGAAAACAATGCCGACCTGAGGCTCCAAGATGCTCAGGGGAAAG GTGTTCTGTTCTACCTGATTTACCCCACCAAGTGCCACACCCGCTGCCTGCAGCTGGCGCTGGAGTGCCGGGCGGAAGTCAACAACGTGTCGGCGCAGGGGACGCATGTCTTCCAGATCATGTGTGAAAGAGCTCACGACTGCACCCACCTCTGCCTCATCATGCTGAATGCTGGGACAGACCCCAACGCAACGAACCAG gagACAGGCATCACAGCGTTGATGGAGGCAGCCAAGGCGGGCTCCCTGCAGCTTGTGAGAGCCATTCTCAAGGAAGGGGGAGACCCCAACGCCCTGGACCGGAAACGCTTCAGTGCAGTGCACTATGCCGCAATCGGGGGCGTTTTTGAG GTGATTAAAGTGCTGTCTGCATACTCAGCAAACATGGACGCGATTAACATGGACGACTGCACACCCCTACACTACGCTGCTGCCATAGGCAACGTCAACTTCTGCAAGTTCCTGGCACAGCGAG GTTGTAACCCAAAGTACAAGAACCTGGAAGGTTTTCTGCCACGTCAGATCGCCAAAGACGCTGGTCACAAGGCAGCAGCCAAGGAGCTGAGGAAATCTGAGAAGCAACATGGGAAAGGCAAATCTGCCGACTTCGGTCACATGTCAGTTCCCTGGGCCCTGGCCCTCCACGACTGGTCTGACGAGTATCAGACTGAGCTACGGAAAGCCTTTGGGAGCGAATCAGAGACTGTCACCACAGAGGTGTTTATTTCGGTGTTGGAGTATCTAAAAGCTCCGGCAGATGTGGACAAACTCGCAAAAGTCATTTTAGCACATGACAGGGAAAAATTGGGGTGCATCAACATTAATGAGTTCATCAAAGGGGTCAAGTACATCAAGAAACCATACCTCCTCTCCGCTTATTTGCCTAAAATcaaaaaggagaaggggggtAAGGGAAAGAAGAAGGGTAAATTTGTCCTCCCAATGCCCATTTGCACCCTCACACCGGACCTCATGCCCCGGCGACAGGACGGAGGCCCGCCTCACCTAATGATCGAGACGTACAACAACTGCACAGACATCCGCCGATTCGACCGCGACCATCCACCGGAACATCCCATAATGAATGACACTGGGTGGTACATCGAGAAGCCAGAGAAGGTCTTCGCGAATGTCAACTACCTCGTGAAAAGCGGAGATCTGGAGTCTTTGGACCTGGCCTTCAGTCAGGGGGTTTCTGTGGATGTTCGAGATCGCTTTTATAAAACCCCGCTGATGGCGGCATCCTCCGGTGGCAACTATGAGGTGGCTCAATACCTCCTCAGCCGAgg GGCAGATGTAAACGAATGTGACCAGTTCTTCTGGACGCCGCTCCACCACGCGGCCCACGCTGGCCAAGTGGAGCTTGTTGAACTTCTTTTGGAGGCTGGGGCCGCCATCGATGCTCCAACGCTCAGCGGAGGCACGCCCCTGATGAGGGCCATCCAGAGCTCTCAACTCCCCTGTGTGGACTTCCTCATTAAGGCTGGAGCCAATGTTAATGCGGAGAACAAGAAAG aacaaCATTGCCTCGACATTGCGATCGCTTTTGCAGACCCCAGGGTACTGGAGTCAGTCCAAATCAAGATGGATTCTCAGCCTAAACCAAGGGGGGAGACATCGAAGGGAAAGGGgggcaaaacacaaaaacctaaATCCGCTAAAGAGAAG GGCTTTGCAGCAGGAGGTGTGGTGCACGCGGAGTCGTCAACTGCAACAGCAGGGAGGACGTCTCAGAGGGATTCAAAGAGCGTCATCCTGCTTAACACCAGCATCACtacagggaaaacaaacaagacggATATCACCTTCGCGCCCAAATCG GTTTGGGGGAAGCCGCCCACCACCAGCCAGCTGATGTCAAAGATAGAGAGACGGAAgaggctcctcctctcccccgagGTGGACTTCGACGACTTTGTGATGCCTTTCGGCCAGAACCTCCATCCAGAGGACGACGCAGCTGGAGCGCAAGGAAACCACAGACTAGACAGGAA